In Rutidosis leptorrhynchoides isolate AG116_Rl617_1_P2 chromosome 2, CSIRO_AGI_Rlap_v1, whole genome shotgun sequence, one genomic interval encodes:
- the LOC139894304 gene encoding uncharacterized protein, which yields MPIRSGAESHKLSDLLLLINQVSFSQVLDKWCCSFTTDGSFSVSGFRKLLDSAPMGMWPTHLCKVVPPKINFFIWRLRQNRLRDKSNLCDRGVVIPRVLCSSCDIQIEDAHHVFFRCIVADQVWVTIAGWLNIPLPKWQCFEDLWQWCMTFSSIPQKVIVTEVICYATLWTLWRYRNGVIFSPSKFKKCYIIDSIVLSAFEWLSSRYKKATISWTSWLQDPLLSL from the coding sequence ATGCCAATTCGGTCTGGGGCAGAATCACATAAACTCTCTGACTTGTTGCTGTTAATTAATCAGGTTTCTTTCTCTCAGGTTCTAGATAAATGGTGTTGTTCGTTCACTACGGATGGGAGCTTCTCTGTAAGCGGGTTTCGAAAACTTTTAGATAGTGCTCCCATGGGTATGTGGCCAACCCATTTGTGTAAAGTTGTTCCCCccaaaattaatttttttatttggCGGCTTCGACAAAATAGATTGCGGGACAAGTCCAATCTATGTGATCGTGGAGTAGTCATTCCAAGAGTTTTGTGCTCCTCGTGTGACATTCAAATTGAAGATGCTCACCATGTTTTCTTTAGGTGTATTGTTGCTGATCAGGTTTGGGTCACAATTGCGGGATGGCTGAACATTCCTCTTCCTAAATGGCAATGCTTTGAAGATCTTTGGCAATGGTGTATGACTTTTTCGTCTATCCCTCAAAAGGTGATTGTTACTGAAGTGATTTGCTATGCAACCCTCTGGACGCTTTGGAGATATAGGAACGGAGTCATATTTAGCCCGTCCAAGTTTAAAAAATGTTATATTATTGATTCTATCGTTTTGTCTGCTTTTGAGTGGCTCTCGTCTCGATATAAGAAAGCCACTATTAGTTGGACGTCTTGGTTACAAGACCCTCTTTTATCTCTGTAA